A genomic segment from Amygdalobacter nucleatus encodes:
- a CDS encoding peptidylprolyl isomerase, translated as MQEDKNEMKSKTELSREAREERLASENKDGQKAPLKLKKSVNYVATVVVALILVVVLLYSSISFGFAQKYLPAAKVSSHTVTVAEYNFFYNTIASQVNRYAQRMGQQINLNDPAAFSEKKGQTWGEMISEVADKQVQSFVLAYEEAVKNGIKLDEKEQAELDKMIDNYKQKLVANKTTLNEALATNYGKGVTENLFRELLRKQTIAEKYKKEAPKSVKYSDDELEKLYQAKKDEYDVYDFLYASLVVKPEKVEQPKMPERGKETDKEKLKQINEESAKLQKEYRAKLEKAKKAANEKVKTIEKEAKAAIKDQASFVAFVDKYKNIYQSENGMRPVAPYRYKRLKDMITNADFAKFVSDAKRKANDVYTKSKDNTSIINLGLYLGRQRDESATIHATLRMIQKRTIEQQYKTAKKISDKLTDAQAKEAMQAANDALQAYLAENNSLEAMKKTEIKDYKSSFMDMVDFVPSTSPFVAELGEWLETESRKAGDTNIFQDDRLGLYGVTFLERLPKAAWQSTVSYKESKAKIDKDFQALLEKPENKVVHAFANKLVDRAPFLKRVVAKAEANKPQASQAAKQSEQAKRPVTSQVTATTTK; from the coding sequence ATGCAAGAAGACAAAAATGAGATGAAATCAAAAACGGAGTTATCTAGAGAAGCGAGAGAAGAGCGCTTAGCTAGCGAAAATAAGGATGGTCAAAAAGCACCGCTCAAACTCAAAAAGAGTGTGAACTATGTTGCAACAGTAGTTGTAGCACTCATCTTAGTGGTTGTGTTGCTATATAGCAGTATTTCTTTTGGTTTTGCCCAGAAATACTTACCGGCAGCTAAAGTCAGCTCACATACTGTAACAGTTGCAGAGTATAACTTTTTCTATAACACAATCGCAAGTCAAGTTAATCGCTACGCTCAACGTATGGGCCAGCAGATTAATTTGAATGATCCAGCTGCTTTCTCTGAGAAAAAAGGGCAAACATGGGGTGAGATGATTAGTGAAGTTGCTGATAAGCAAGTCCAGTCATTTGTTTTAGCTTACGAAGAAGCTGTGAAGAACGGTATCAAGTTGGATGAGAAAGAACAAGCTGAACTTGATAAGATGATCGACAACTATAAGCAAAAATTAGTTGCCAATAAGACAACCTTAAATGAAGCTTTGGCTACTAACTATGGTAAGGGTGTAACAGAGAACTTGTTCCGTGAATTGTTGCGCAAACAGACAATTGCTGAAAAGTACAAGAAAGAAGCCCCAAAGTCTGTTAAATACAGTGATGATGAATTAGAGAAGTTATATCAAGCTAAGAAAGATGAATATGACGTTTACGATTTCCTCTATGCCAGCTTAGTTGTGAAACCTGAAAAAGTTGAGCAGCCTAAGATGCCTGAACGAGGCAAGGAAACAGACAAAGAGAAATTGAAACAGATCAATGAAGAGTCTGCTAAATTGCAAAAAGAATACAGAGCAAAGTTAGAAAAGGCTAAAAAGGCCGCTAACGAAAAAGTAAAGACTATCGAGAAAGAAGCAAAGGCTGCAATCAAAGATCAAGCTTCATTCGTCGCATTTGTTGATAAATACAAAAACATTTATCAATCAGAAAATGGCATGCGTCCAGTTGCACCTTATCGCTATAAGCGCTTGAAAGACATGATCACAAATGCTGACTTTGCCAAATTCGTAAGTGATGCTAAACGCAAGGCTAATGATGTCTATACAAAGAGTAAAGATAATACAAGTATAATTAATCTCGGCTTGTATTTAGGTCGTCAAAGAGATGAGAGCGCTACTATACATGCAACTTTACGTATGATTCAAAAGCGCACAATCGAGCAACAATACAAGACGGCTAAGAAGATTAGCGACAAGTTGACTGATGCACAAGCCAAAGAAGCTATGCAGGCTGCCAATGATGCTTTGCAAGCATATCTAGCTGAGAACAACAGTTTGGAAGCTATGAAGAAGACAGAGATTAAAGACTATAAATCTTCCTTCATGGATATGGTAGACTTCGTGCCAAGCACAAGCCCATTTGTTGCTGAGCTAGGCGAATGGTTAGAAACTGAGTCAAGAAAGGCTGGCGACACTAACATCTTCCAAGATGACAGGTTAGGCTTGTATGGTGTTACATTCTTGGAGCGCTTACCAAAGGCTGCATGGCAATCAACTGTTTCATACAAAGAATCAAAAGCTAAGATTGATAAAGATTTTCAAGCCTTGTTAGAGAAGCCTGAGAACAAAGTTGTTCACGCTTTCGCTAATAAGCTGGTTGATCGTGCACCATTCTTGAAACGAGTAGTTGCTAAAGCTGAAGCTAACAAGCCACAAGCTAGCCAAGCAGCTAAGCAATCTGAGCAAGCTAAAAGACCTGTAACTAGCCAAGTAACAGCTACAACGACTAAATAA
- a CDS encoding hemolysin family protein, whose product MDDPWIFSLLVQNHLDASHVGLDIFIILLLVFINGFFSAAEMAIINLKDAKLRKETEEGNIIARKLLYFLDNQGKFLATIQVCITLAGFLSASFGADKFARRLAAYLDPNHTTLWLDNICLIVITVLISYLSLVFGELVPKRMAMNNPDKFARRFAHILRIADFLLRPMAELLNLTANSVLHLLKIPVEKPKEEVTEEEIRMLVDISSSSSNIHETEGEMIDNIFELNDTEASEIMTHRTNIVALPVTASFEELTEILSEEKYSRVPIYEEDIDDIIGVVSIKDIVQYMISNDRANFNIRAIMREPYRVPESKSVDALLKDMQRDHVSLAIVIDEYGGTAGLVTLEDVLEEIVGNIEDEYDDDESNIILQPDGSYIVNGMLSLEEVEEKINIINEQKDGTYRKGTAELAFSEDDKNDFDTIAGLVLQRLDRIPEPDELPYVEDDRFIFHVIEMEDNRIAKIQLGIKWYREQDLTKAWQKVEAENKLEDTDESEENANEEVQSKLYAQLYKYLLESTNASFVREFANPNYSEIRKEHE is encoded by the coding sequence GTGGATGATCCCTGGATATTTAGTTTATTAGTCCAAAACCATTTAGATGCTAGTCATGTAGGCTTAGATATATTTATTATTTTGCTGTTAGTTTTTATTAACGGCTTTTTCTCAGCAGCCGAAATGGCAATTATTAATTTGAAAGACGCCAAGCTGCGCAAAGAGACCGAAGAAGGCAATATTATTGCCCGCAAGTTGCTTTATTTTTTAGATAATCAAGGCAAATTTTTAGCCACGATTCAAGTTTGTATCACTTTAGCTGGTTTTCTCTCAGCTTCCTTCGGTGCTGACAAATTCGCCCGCCGCTTAGCAGCTTATTTGGACCCAAACCATACGACACTATGGTTAGATAACATCTGCTTGATTGTTATTACTGTCTTAATTTCTTATTTATCCTTAGTCTTTGGTGAATTGGTGCCAAAAAGAATGGCAATGAATAACCCTGATAAATTTGCCAGACGCTTTGCTCATATTTTGCGTATAGCTGATTTCCTGTTAAGACCGATGGCTGAGTTACTTAATTTAACGGCCAATTCCGTTTTGCATCTCTTGAAAATTCCAGTCGAAAAGCCGAAAGAAGAAGTGACTGAGGAAGAAATTCGTATGTTGGTGGATATCTCGAGTTCCTCAAGTAACATTCACGAGACAGAGGGGGAGATGATCGACAATATCTTTGAATTGAATGATACAGAAGCAAGTGAGATTATGACGCATCGTACGAATATTGTTGCCTTGCCTGTCACAGCTTCATTTGAAGAATTGACTGAGATTTTGTCTGAAGAGAAGTACAGTCGTGTACCAATTTATGAAGAAGATATTGATGATATTATCGGCGTTGTCAGCATCAAAGACATCGTGCAATACATGATCAGCAACGATAGAGCTAACTTTAATATTCGGGCAATTATGCGTGAACCATATCGTGTGCCTGAGTCAAAATCAGTCGACGCTTTGTTGAAAGATATGCAGCGTGACCACGTTTCTTTGGCTATCGTAATTGATGAATATGGTGGCACAGCTGGTTTGGTGACATTGGAGGATGTATTAGAGGAAATTGTCGGCAATATCGAGGATGAATATGATGATGATGAGAGCAATATCATCTTACAGCCTGATGGTTCATATATCGTGAATGGTATGTTGTCTTTGGAAGAAGTTGAGGAAAAGATTAATATAATCAATGAGCAAAAAGATGGCACATACCGCAAAGGTACAGCTGAATTAGCATTCAGTGAAGATGACAAAAACGATTTTGATACAATTGCTGGGCTTGTCTTGCAGCGCTTGGATAGAATACCTGAGCCAGATGAATTGCCTTATGTCGAGGATGACCGCTTCATTTTCCATGTGATTGAGATGGAAGATAACCGCATTGCCAAAATTCAGCTAGGCATCAAATGGTATCGCGAGCAAGATTTAACGAAGGCTTGGCAGAAGGTAGAAGCTGAGAACAAATTAGAAGATACTGATGAGTCTGAGGAAAATGCTAATGAAGAAGTACAGAGCAAACTTTATGCTCAACTTTATAAGTACTTATTAGAATCAACAAACGCATCTTTTGTTAGAGAATTTGCTAATCCCAATTACAGTGAAATTAGAAAAGAACATGAGTAA
- a CDS encoding ParB/RepB/Spo0J family partition protein codes for MSKGKSNKVNSTKTKPASRLGRGLSALISSDLLLSKADENKVEKLDFKAVENTSLQTVAISDIVPNKQQPRAYFAEDKLQSLAASIKEYGLLQPILVQPITKHGDKQIYQIIAGERRWRACHQANLTEVPVLVCQKELDTATLLKQALVENVQREDLNPIEEAEAYDKLNSEFSLSQAEIAAMTGKSRPVITNMQRLLKLPASVKKLLSEKTLTVGQAKPLLALKDEENCLKLAKLTIENDWSAREVEKKVKELLALAEEEKQEQTVSELELMARREQARLEDRLMHFFGQKVKITEQKGKGKLILAFNNYDELDQILLKIGVKLDD; via the coding sequence ATGAGCAAAGGTAAGTCCAATAAAGTTAATTCAACTAAAACAAAACCAGCCAGTCGTTTAGGCCGTGGCTTAAGCGCCCTGATTAGTAGTGACTTACTTTTAAGTAAGGCAGATGAAAATAAGGTTGAAAAGCTTGATTTTAAGGCTGTGGAGAACACGTCTTTGCAGACAGTGGCAATTTCTGATATTGTGCCGAACAAACAACAGCCACGTGCTTATTTTGCTGAGGACAAATTGCAAAGTTTGGCCGCTTCAATCAAAGAATATGGCTTGTTACAGCCAATTTTAGTTCAGCCAATTACCAAACACGGTGATAAGCAAATCTACCAAATAATTGCCGGTGAAAGACGCTGGCGAGCTTGCCATCAGGCGAATTTAACGGAAGTGCCTGTCTTGGTGTGTCAGAAAGAGTTAGATACAGCTACCTTGTTGAAGCAAGCTTTGGTTGAAAATGTGCAGCGTGAAGATTTAAATCCAATTGAAGAAGCAGAAGCTTATGACAAGCTAAATTCAGAATTTAGTTTAAGTCAGGCCGAAATTGCGGCTATGACTGGTAAAAGTCGCCCAGTTATCACGAATATGCAGCGCCTTTTGAAGTTACCAGCTTCTGTTAAAAAATTGTTGAGTGAGAAGACATTAACTGTTGGTCAAGCCAAACCACTTTTAGCTTTGAAAGATGAAGAAAATTGCCTTAAGCTAGCCAAATTGACGATTGAGAATGATTGGTCAGCGCGTGAGGTTGAGAAAAAGGTCAAAGAATTATTGGCCCTAGCTGAAGAAGAAAAACAAGAGCAGACTGTCAGTGAGCTTGAACTCATGGCTCGGCGTGAGCAAGCTAGATTAGAAGATAGACTGATGCATTTCTTTGGCCAAAAAGTCAAAATAACTGAGCAGAAAGGCAAAGGCAAATTGATTTTGGCTTTCAACAATTACGATGAGTTGGACCAGATTTTGCTCAAAATAGGCGTTAAGCTTGACGATTAG
- a CDS encoding ParA family protein, translated as MMKVIAIVNQKGGVGKTTSCINLAACLAAKKKKVLLIDLDAQGNTTSGLGVDKQAVDKSIYDVLLDAKSIEAAIIKQNRPNLDLIASSIDLAGAEVELATADERELRLKKALQIVKDLAENDKTYKYDFVIIDCPPSLSLLTIDALTASNSVLIPIQAEYYALEGVSQLLKTIELVKASSNPKLDIFGVLVTMYDSRTQLSKQVYDEVKNFFPDKIFQTVIPRNVRLSEAPSYGQAIIEYAWISKGSLAYTKLAKEVIKRSQAEE; from the coding sequence ATGATGAAAGTAATAGCAATTGTTAATCAAAAAGGTGGGGTTGGCAAAACAACTAGCTGTATTAATTTGGCAGCTTGTTTGGCAGCTAAGAAGAAAAAAGTACTTTTGATTGATTTGGACGCACAAGGTAATACGACAAGCGGCTTGGGAGTAGATAAACAAGCTGTTGATAAGTCTATTTATGATGTGCTTTTAGATGCAAAGTCAATTGAGGCAGCTATTATCAAGCAGAATCGGCCAAATTTGGATCTTATAGCTTCGAGCATCGATTTGGCAGGGGCTGAGGTAGAATTAGCTACGGCTGATGAGAGAGAATTAAGACTAAAAAAGGCTTTGCAGATTGTCAAAGACTTGGCTGAAAATGACAAAACCTATAAGTATGATTTTGTCATCATTGACTGTCCGCCATCTTTGAGCTTGTTGACAATTGATGCCCTTACAGCATCTAATAGTGTCTTAATTCCAATTCAAGCTGAGTATTACGCTTTGGAAGGTGTTTCACAATTATTGAAAACAATTGAACTCGTTAAGGCTAGTTCTAACCCAAAACTTGATATATTTGGCGTTTTAGTGACGATGTATGATAGTCGAACACAACTTAGTAAACAAGTTTATGATGAAGTGAAAAATTTCTTCCCCGATAAGATTTTTCAAACTGTTATTCCACGCAATGTTCGCTTGAGTGAAGCGCCAAGTTATGGGCAAGCAATTATTGAATATGCTTGGATTTCCAAGGGCTCCTTGGCTTATACTAAGTTGGCCAAAGAGGTAATTAAGCGTAGTCAGGCTGAGGAGTAA
- the gyrB gene encoding DNA topoisomerase (ATP-hydrolyzing) subunit B, whose protein sequence is MTLATEKDAEMKQNEQLADKQTENKQVEAEEDFRNLAEDVHALTDDNFVEEKENVDRQVDFKTENDVVYSDDQIQVLEGLEAVRKRPGMYIGDTTSRGLHHLVYEIVANSVDEALAGRCDKIKVTLQADGSVEVVDDGGGIPVGIHPKMGIPTVEVVHTILHAGGKFGGGAYSISGGLHGVGASVVNALSEWMEVYVKREGTIHYIRFERGKTVKPLTIVGSCQINETGTRTIFKPDPEIFPDTDFDFDLMLTRYREMAFLNKEVTLLLQDARHVEDGQDMVSKNLHYDGGIISFVEYLNKKKECLHSEPIYIAKADGDIFVEVAMQYNTSYVENVYSYANNIATVEGGTHLTGFRSALTKVINDYARKYKLLKDNDRNLSGDDVREGLTAIISVKLPDPQFEGQTKTKLGNAEIRTIVETTLGSELATYLEEHPTEAKIIVTKCIDAMSARDAARKARELTRRKSVFDSVSLPGKLSDCQEKDPELCEIFIVEGDSAGGSAKNGRERKYQAILPLWGKMLNVERARIDKVYNNEKLQPVVIALGTGIGSDFDITKLRYNKIIIMADADVDGAHIRTLLLTFFFRHMRPLIEQGHVYIACPPLYMIEGNNSKKFYAYTDAELEKIKAEQNFKNPRIQRYKGLGEMDKDQLWETTMNPETRRLLQVNVKDFQNADETMSMLMGDQVEPRREFIQTNAALATID, encoded by the coding sequence ATGACACTTGCAACAGAAAAAGATGCTGAAATGAAGCAGAATGAGCAGCTTGCCGATAAACAAACTGAAAATAAACAAGTCGAGGCTGAGGAAGATTTCCGTAATTTGGCGGAAGATGTACATGCTTTGACGGACGATAATTTCGTTGAAGAGAAAGAGAATGTAGATAGACAGGTTGATTTCAAGACAGAAAACGATGTGGTCTATTCTGATGACCAAATCCAAGTTTTGGAAGGGTTGGAAGCTGTGCGTAAGCGTCCTGGTATGTATATTGGTGATACGACTAGTCGAGGCTTACATCATTTGGTTTATGAGATTGTGGCAAACTCAGTCGATGAAGCTTTGGCTGGCCGCTGTGACAAGATCAAAGTTACCTTGCAGGCTGATGGTTCAGTTGAAGTAGTTGATGATGGTGGTGGTATTCCAGTTGGTATTCACCCCAAGATGGGTATACCGACAGTTGAAGTTGTCCATACAATTTTGCATGCTGGCGGCAAATTCGGCGGTGGAGCTTATTCTATTTCAGGTGGTTTGCACGGCGTTGGCGCTTCCGTTGTTAATGCTCTGTCAGAGTGGATGGAAGTATATGTCAAACGTGAAGGCACAATTCATTACATTCGTTTTGAGCGTGGTAAGACAGTTAAACCACTTACCATCGTCGGTTCATGCCAAATTAATGAGACAGGTACACGTACAATCTTTAAGCCAGATCCAGAAATTTTCCCAGATACAGATTTTGACTTTGATTTGATGCTGACACGCTACCGTGAAATGGCTTTCTTGAACAAAGAAGTGACACTCTTGTTGCAAGATGCTAGACATGTCGAAGATGGCCAGGATATGGTTTCTAAGAACTTGCACTATGATGGCGGTATAATCTCGTTCGTTGAATATTTGAACAAGAAGAAAGAATGTTTGCATAGTGAGCCAATTTACATTGCCAAAGCTGACGGCGATATTTTTGTCGAAGTGGCAATGCAATACAACACATCATATGTGGAGAATGTTTATTCTTATGCTAATAACATTGCAACTGTCGAAGGTGGTACACATTTAACTGGCTTTAGAAGCGCTTTGACGAAAGTAATTAATGATTATGCACGTAAATATAAATTGCTCAAAGACAATGACCGTAACTTATCAGGCGATGATGTACGTGAGGGTTTGACAGCTATTATTTCGGTTAAATTGCCAGATCCACAGTTCGAGGGTCAGACAAAGACAAAATTAGGTAATGCCGAGATTAGAACAATTGTCGAAACAACTTTAGGTAGCGAATTAGCCACTTACTTGGAAGAACATCCAACAGAAGCAAAGATTATTGTCACGAAGTGTATCGATGCTATGTCGGCACGTGATGCTGCCAGAAAAGCGCGTGAATTAACCAGACGTAAATCTGTTTTTGATAGCGTTTCGCTCCCAGGCAAATTGAGTGACTGTCAGGAGAAAGATCCTGAATTGTGCGAGATTTTCATTGTTGAGGGTGACTCAGCTGGTGGTTCTGCTAAGAATGGTCGTGAGCGTAAATATCAGGCAATTTTGCCACTTTGGGGCAAGATGTTGAATGTAGAACGCGCTAGAATCGATAAAGTCTACAATAACGAGAAGCTACAACCAGTTGTAATTGCACTCGGTACAGGTATTGGTAGCGATTTTGACATTACCAAATTGCGTTATAACAAAATAATTATCATGGCTGATGCCGATGTTGACGGTGCGCATATTAGAACTTTACTTTTGACCTTCTTCTTTAGACACATGCGTCCATTAATAGAACAAGGGCATGTCTATATCGCTTGTCCGCCACTTTATATGATTGAGGGCAATAACAGTAAGAAATTCTATGCTTATACGGATGCTGAACTTGAGAAGATTAAGGCAGAACAGAATTTCAAGAACCCACGTATTCAGCGTTACAAAGGCTTGGGCGAAATGGATAAAGATCAGCTCTGGGAGACAACTATGAATCCAGAGACGAGAAGATTGCTGCAAGTCAATGTCAAAGATTTCCAAAATGCTGATGAAACTATGAGTATGTTGATGGGCGATCAGGTTGAGCCTAGACGAGAATTCATTCAAACTAATGCAGCTTTAGCAACGATTGATTAA
- a CDS encoding DNA replication/repair protein RecF, with translation MLIRELSLCNFRNIKQANVQFGNLLNIIHGANGQGKTNLLEAVYLLALADSYRTNNDSELINFKADSCLLHATLANELTDNSSKFVEASTLALEIKKAVNKTEKTYSKDNLPVARVADFIGNFNAVLFAPEDLLLIKSSPQLRRQFLNRILAQSKRAYIYNLQKLNQLLQSKNRLLKELQVFDPKCVLEQYKSLLKSTVSATVLNRAYLHELVANLNEANQEQAIKQKLGMILTLNKNFVEVASLIIFERLQVVLAFNKLVTNYQDMLSLGKETLQVKYLSCVPLTNDITVDKIKELLSYKVEQAFNSDFFKGHCSIGPQRDDLEFYLNEKNCRLYASQGQQRTVILALKLAECDYLTYVKQIKPVLLLDDVLSELDSLRQQALLHNIMDRQVLLTCTDLDFMANMQMPKTDICFIQVNQGEITQGEVNQDIITQGEEQQGEATKYEAVQSQTRQGEVSLSEFSKE, from the coding sequence ATGCTTATTCGTGAGCTATCTCTATGTAATTTCCGTAATATTAAGCAAGCAAATGTCCAATTTGGCAACTTGCTTAATATTATTCATGGAGCTAATGGCCAAGGTAAGACGAATTTATTAGAAGCTGTGTATCTTTTAGCCTTAGCTGATTCATATCGAACGAACAATGATAGCGAGCTTATCAATTTTAAGGCTGACAGCTGCCTTTTACATGCAACTTTGGCGAATGAATTGACTGATAATTCAAGCAAGTTTGTAGAAGCTTCGACTTTAGCTTTAGAGATTAAAAAAGCAGTTAATAAGACAGAAAAAACTTATAGCAAAGATAATTTGCCCGTGGCTAGAGTGGCAGATTTTATCGGCAATTTCAATGCAGTTTTGTTTGCACCAGAAGATTTGTTGTTGATCAAATCAAGTCCGCAACTAAGACGCCAATTTCTTAATCGGATTTTGGCGCAGTCGAAGCGAGCTTATATTTATAATTTGCAGAAGTTAAATCAGTTATTGCAAAGCAAAAATCGCTTATTGAAAGAATTACAAGTATTTGACCCTAAATGTGTGTTAGAGCAGTATAAATCTTTGCTGAAGTCTACTGTCAGTGCAACAGTTTTGAATCGTGCTTACTTGCATGAACTGGTTGCAAATTTAAATGAAGCTAATCAGGAACAAGCAATTAAGCAAAAACTGGGCATGATTTTGACGTTGAATAAGAATTTTGTTGAAGTGGCTAGCTTAATTATTTTTGAGCGCTTACAGGTGGTGTTAGCTTTCAATAAGTTGGTTACAAACTATCAAGATATGTTAAGTTTGGGCAAGGAAACCTTACAAGTTAAGTATTTGAGTTGTGTTCCGCTTACCAATGATATAACAGTCGATAAAATTAAAGAGCTTTTAAGCTACAAAGTAGAGCAGGCATTTAATAGTGACTTTTTTAAGGGACATTGTAGTATTGGGCCGCAAAGAGATGATTTGGAATTTTATCTCAATGAGAAAAATTGTCGTTTGTATGCTTCACAAGGTCAGCAAAGAACTGTCATTTTGGCCCTGAAATTAGCTGAATGCGATTATTTAACTTATGTGAAGCAGATTAAGCCTGTTTTACTTTTGGATGATGTTTTGAGTGAACTAGATAGTTTAAGGCAGCAAGCTTTGTTACACAATATCATGGACAGGCAGGTTCTATTGACTTGTACAGATTTAGATTTCATGGCAAATATGCAAATGCCAAAGACTGATATTTGTTTTATTCAAGTCAATCAAGGCGAAATTACGCAGGGCGAAGTCAATCAAGACATAATCACGCAAGGTGAGGAACAGCAAGGCGAAGCTACAAAGTACGAAGCTGTGCAGAGTCAAACACGACAAGGTGAAGTCAGTCTGAGTGAATTTAGCAAAGAGTAA